Proteins encoded in a region of the Lysobacterales bacterium genome:
- a CDS encoding CSLREA domain-containing protein, with product MRACPGLLLTRIFEGAPVRMPLSLGIACTGARSSLHAAQAALPDHELWGGCARLLRLGALLLAGALLFKDAQAAVINVSTVFDEFNTSPSTCSLREAVQAANTDAAFGGCSAGSGADVIFLPVSQGVYRLQINGGDEDNNLTGDLDIRSVITVAGQALTNGDIDPEMVELECRTDRCFHVFSGGDLRVVNMTLSGGDVTGFTSNFGGLIRRQFDGILQLERLILRDGRAAQGGAIYEFGNGTTTMTNVTLVGNSATGFGGGWTHRGPSRATLNNVTISGNIANSGGGVAMDGPALFRHVTVTDNVARTVTQGAGGVMIINAAQGSTDLDLENSVLAGNRYANNSLRDDNDLSCTGTQLGGRNRSLIQRGDCTFASVAGPALNADPRLAPLFDYGSAVPTHALLEGSPLIDAGFSGTCLATDARSVARVASTCDIGAYERVINYTVNSTADFPDANLGNGTCAASNGQCTLRAAIGEAAANVGPRMIRVPDGLYTLAGVDNQGSMFTVGSGQRRSITIVGNVNAPAAVEFRISGVGSAFSLLGPIGSTNVTNSIPALALMGVSITGANNFFPGDDVGGAIRVRAGNLLVYRSVLRNNEVTRGDGGAIGIFKDSGVAGRRSTVIVDASALLDNRAIRQSGTGGSGGAIGQVISSSQSRRTELIVRNSTLAGNRADFLGGAIYGSGRVLFSTIVDNQAGQGGGIYFDQGIEGRLLLGNSIVTRNLATPGFGPDCYTPNNAFPISSLGYNLIGSLTGCSLSGDSATNLVGADPGLGPLRADQGPTPAFFPQPTSSVYRAIPASRCGDFGDGSVLPQDQNGDPRTSLVGSSTACNIGAVERAFSTEVQIFLDGFE from the coding sequence ATGCGTGCATGTCCTGGCCTGCTGCTGACCCGTATCTTCGAGGGGGCGCCTGTGCGAATGCCCCTGTCCCTGGGCATCGCGTGCACTGGCGCCCGGTCGTCGCTGCACGCGGCTCAGGCCGCGCTGCCTGATCACGAGCTTTGGGGCGGGTGCGCGCGACTCCTGCGGCTCGGCGCGCTGCTGCTGGCGGGCGCACTGCTGTTCAAGGATGCCCAGGCCGCGGTCATCAACGTCAGCACGGTGTTCGACGAGTTCAACACCAGCCCCTCGACCTGTTCACTGCGCGAGGCGGTGCAGGCCGCGAACACCGACGCGGCCTTCGGCGGCTGCAGCGCGGGCAGCGGCGCCGATGTGATCTTCCTGCCGGTGAGTCAGGGCGTCTATCGCCTGCAGATCAATGGCGGCGACGAGGACAACAACCTCACCGGTGATCTGGACATCCGCAGCGTCATTACCGTGGCGGGCCAGGCCCTGACGAACGGCGACATCGATCCGGAAATGGTGGAGCTCGAGTGTCGAACCGATCGCTGCTTCCACGTGTTCAGCGGCGGCGACTTGCGCGTCGTCAACATGACCCTGAGCGGCGGTGACGTGACCGGTTTCACCAGCAACTTCGGTGGACTCATCCGCCGCCAGTTCGACGGGATCCTGCAATTGGAGCGGCTCATCCTGCGCGACGGTCGTGCGGCCCAGGGCGGCGCCATATACGAGTTCGGCAACGGCACCACGACCATGACCAATGTGACCCTGGTCGGCAACAGCGCGACCGGGTTCGGCGGCGGCTGGACCCATCGTGGGCCGAGCCGCGCCACTCTCAACAACGTCACGATCAGCGGCAACATCGCCAACTCCGGCGGCGGCGTGGCGATGGACGGCCCGGCCTTGTTCCGGCATGTCACCGTCACCGACAACGTCGCCCGAACCGTTACTCAGGGCGCCGGCGGCGTGATGATCATCAACGCCGCGCAGGGCTCCACCGACCTCGACCTGGAGAACAGCGTCCTGGCGGGCAACCGCTATGCCAACAACAGTCTGCGCGACGACAACGACCTCTCCTGTACGGGCACCCAGCTCGGCGGGCGCAATCGCAGCCTGATTCAGCGGGGCGACTGCACGTTCGCGAGCGTGGCCGGGCCGGCCCTGAATGCCGATCCAAGGCTCGCTCCCCTGTTCGACTACGGCTCGGCGGTTCCGACCCACGCGCTGCTGGAGGGCAGTCCGCTGATCGATGCCGGCTTCAGCGGCACCTGTCTCGCGACCGACGCGCGCAGCGTGGCGCGGGTCGCCAGCACCTGCGACATCGGCGCCTACGAACGTGTCATCAACTACACGGTGAACTCGACCGCCGATTTCCCCGACGCCAATCTCGGCAACGGCACCTGCGCGGCCAGCAACGGCCAGTGCACGCTGCGTGCGGCGATCGGCGAGGCCGCCGCGAACGTGGGCCCGCGGATGATCCGGGTGCCCGACGGCCTCTACACCCTGGCCGGCGTCGACAACCAGGGCTCGATGTTCACCGTCGGCTCGGGACAGCGCCGCTCCATCACGATCGTCGGCAATGTCAATGCGCCGGCGGCCGTCGAGTTCCGCATCAGCGGGGTTGGCTCCGCCTTCTCACTGCTGGGGCCGATTGGCAGTACGAACGTGACCAACTCCATCCCGGCTCTGGCCCTGATGGGCGTCAGCATCACCGGGGCCAACAATTTCTTTCCTGGCGATGATGTGGGCGGTGCGATCCGCGTGCGCGCGGGCAATCTGCTGGTCTATCGCAGCGTCCTGCGCAACAACGAGGTCACGCGGGGCGACGGCGGGGCGATCGGCATCTTCAAGGATTCCGGCGTCGCCGGGCGCCGCTCGACGGTGATCGTGGACGCATCGGCCCTGCTCGACAACCGCGCGATCCGGCAGAGCGGCACGGGTGGCTCCGGTGGCGCCATCGGCCAAGTCATCAGCAGCAGCCAGAGCAGGCGCACCGAGCTGATCGTCCGCAACTCCACGCTGGCGGGCAACCGCGCGGATTTCCTCGGCGGCGCGATCTACGGATCCGGGCGCGTGCTGTTTTCGACGATCGTCGACAATCAGGCGGGCCAGGGCGGTGGGATCTACTTCGACCAGGGCATCGAGGGCAGGCTGCTCCTAGGCAACAGTATCGTGACCCGGAACCTCGCAACGCCCGGCTTTGGGCCCGACTGCTACACCCCGAACAATGCGTTCCCGATCAGCAGCCTTGGCTACAACCTGATTGGCAGCCTGACCGGTTGTTCGCTGTCCGGAGACAGCGCGACCAACCTCGTGGGTGCCGATCCGGGCCTCGGCCCCCTGCGTGCGGATCAGGGGCCGACGCCGGCCTTCTTCCCGCAGCCGACCAGCTCGGTCTACCGGGCGATTCCGGCGTCCCGCTGCGGCGACTTCGGCGATGGCTCGGTGCTGCCGCAGGACCAGAACGGCGACCCGCGCACGAGCTTGGTGGGCTCCAGCACCGCCTGCAACATCGGCGCAGTCGAAAGAGCGTTCTCGACCGAAGTCCAGATTTTCCTCGACGGCTTCGAGTGA